A window of Castanea sativa cultivar Marrone di Chiusa Pesio chromosome 8, ASM4071231v1 genomic DNA:
TATCGACTTGATCTAAAAAAACATTTcacaatattaaaataaatataactaaCCTCTATTAAAGGTTCCTACACTTCATCTTCAACATTAAAAAGTCCTGTAAGTGGATTCCATGCAAATTCACTCATGTTCTTGAAAATGTCATGACATGAATGGAAAGTACCTTTCAATGTTTTGATGCGATTCTTGATGTTACTTTTCTCAACTGCAGAACGATGCTGAACACTTTTTACACATATTTGAGTAAGCATGAGAACTCCATGTTCCATTGGGCCTATTTCCATTGTTTTGTTCCTCTAACATGACATTAAGTAAGAAGCCATCCATGTCATCAGTCCATCTCATGTTAACCACTTTAAACTCGCTATCAGTTGTCTTCTTCAATGTCTTAGACATCTTTAAAGACTGCATGTTAAACATATTAGTCTTTACAAGATTACATACAACTACTACAAAGAAACCAATAAGATTTACATACAAATACTACAAAcaaaccaacaaaacaaaatacgGCATAACATAATGTTGCTATAAATAAACTAGTAATTGAACATTCTTCTAAAACATTAATAAGGTACACATAATAGTTGTACAAAAGCAACTACTGGTAAATGTTCAGCAACGGTCATTCCATTCGAAACTATTCCATAAAGAAAGATATGCATAAGCAAGTCAAATCTCATAACATAATGTCTAAAATTATTGATCATGCGATACATAGTCATTCCACATTCTACTTGCTATACTAGTTCGTAATATTGCTCCTCTTCTGGCATCTGCATCACTATCATTTGTACTGTTTCTAGCTTCATTATGTATGTCACCATTCAAAATCTCTTGATCAACTTCTGCAATCAACCTTTCATCTGGATCAACTCCCATAAGATAGTTGTGCAATATACAACAAGCCAAGATAATCTCAGTAACTGTATCAACTAGAAAAAAAGGTTCCGTCATTCCAGATATGATAGGAAATCGTTTCTTCAACACACCAAATGTCCTTTCAATGACATTGCGCAAAGAGACATGTCGATGATTAAATATTTCCTTAGCATTTTTTGGGCCACGTGCTAAATACTCTTTTAAATGATAACGTACACCCCTATATGGCGCCATAAGTCCACTTCTCAGCATAAAGCCCGCATCTACTAGATAATATTTGCctattaagaaaataatttatataagtaatttagtatatatataagtaattctatatattttttataagtatacTTTGTATTTATAACTTAACATTACCTCTAGGGATTATAAGTTTGTCTTCCCTACTTAAAGAGTTTTTAATTATCCTCGAGTCAGAGGCAGTCCCTTCCCATCCAGGTAAAACGTATGTAAACCTCATGCCAAAATCACATGCTGCCAATACATTTTGAGTTGTGTACTCTTTCCTTCCTCAATATCTAGGCGCATCAGTTGCTGACACTTTTACATGAATATTTGTCACATCAATAGCCCCACACAATCCTGGAATTAAAGCAATCTATAAAATcaagaattttttattcatattaaaGCAATCCATATAGTTGCTTGAAAATATGTTTACCTTAAAGTATGGGTAAAATCTATGACAATTTCGTATTTGTTGGGGAACCTCTGCCCCATTAGGTTGTAGAAGGAACTGATCTTCTAAGTAGATGACTGCTCTCAACACATTGTGAAAATGACGGCTTATGGTATCTTTAGAACGACGGAAGAAAAAGGAAACCGTACAAATTCTCTCATTATGTGCTAAAATGTAAAGAAACTTGGCTACTTGCTCTTCAACAGAAGCATTCCTATTGTCTTTAAGACAGCCAGTTCCTCGAAGAATTTCACACAACTTAGCAAAAGCATAAGGCCCCATTCGAATTATGTCTCTAAATTTCCTACTGCATCTAAGTTCACTTAGTAGTTCTTGCCAAACATTTTCTCTTTCCCCACTACTTTCGGTAAGTACTTTATCCACATAATGTGGACTACAATATATGCCCATCATCCATATTCCATGCACCACATGTACAAGAAGTTGCAAAATTGCTACATCTCGTCTTCTTTGCCAATCAGTCAAAAGTTGTAAACCAAATTTGTTCAATTCATGAATATTTCTTAATTGATCTTGACAATTTTCCTCCCAACTCTTACTCAAATCTTCCGGTGGACTATTATCCCAATTAGTTGGATTATCCATCTACCAAATATCCATCACAAGTAAGAAATAATCAACACATTGGTCAcaataattactaattaaaCCACCttacccttgtttttttgttcttatcatCCCAAACATAACTAGCAAAGaaacactataaaaaaaaactaatacacATAACTAATCATGTAAGAAATTATGCAAGCTCAAGTTCTTAATCTGGGCAGTAAACAATATTATCAATTGAAGAAAGGATTAATCACAGTAGTTCACTCAATATACATAGCTAATAAGCACATTAAGCTTTGTACATTCCCTCATACAACAtacaaaacatatcaaatttcatctttCTACAAAAGCATGCCAGTCCCATGCTTACAACCAAAATTGGCAAttcgaataaaaaaaaagtagaaatagATGCTATTTTTCCACAACAGTGTCCTCTGATGTGGTTAAGCATTAAAAGATATGAGCCTCTCTCTTTCACACACAATACACGGATTCTTTATATGCATAGATTCAATAATCCCAAATGGGtttgcaaaaaataataaatagataataaaaatagcACAATGGTGTGTgtattaaaggaaaaagaatttgaaaaaaaaaaatatatatatatatatatatatatatatatataattataggAGAAAGATTCTAGGAGAAccgaaaaaaaattaaatagcaaaaaaagTGGAAAAGGTCATACTTGTCTCGGCTGGAGAGGAAATCAAAAGAACCTTTGGctggagaaaaaaaacaaacggAAACTATGAGGACAAGGTAGATAAacgaatgaaaaaaaataaattagtgtcataagaaaccaaaaaatcaacaagaaaCAATAGATAATGAGGAGTATAATGAGGACAAGAAACAATAGATTtggtcacgttgaaaaaaaaaaaagagagaagagaacctGGCTAGACCTGTTGGTGAAGGAGATGATACTTTTCTGTATTGTATTGTGAAGGAGATGAGAAGCATTAGCTGGGTAGGTGGGAGGGTAAATAAGTGGTCATGAATCGTTGGTGGAACGGGGgcttttttgtaaaagtgcaaAAGTTGATCAGAGGACCACTTTCCTCCCAAcgttttcctcccaatttgggaggaaaatataTGTGGGCTGGGAGGAGAATTTTCCTTCTGggtttttcatccttcttattttttctctccaaacaaACAGTGGAAAATGCTATTTTCCACCTATTTTCCTCCCTttgttttccatcctccctattttcactccaaacgGACGGGGCCTTAAAGGCCAATGATCAGGAGAGGGAGCCAAATTAGAGTAATTTCCTTAAGGGAAAGTTTAGTGAAAGTTCATTCAAGAAGTAAGGGGTGCCTAATTCAAACAAGAAGGCACATAAGACTTGTCCAAGATGTGGAAAGGCTTATAGTGAAACATGTTATTTGGAGTTAAGAGAGTGTTTTAAATGTGGCAAGACTGGACATTTTATCAAAGATTGCCCAGCTTTGAAGAGTGAGCCAATGGCTGAGCCTAATGATGTGAATCAAAGGTCAAAAATCCAAGGACTAGTGTTTACCATTACTGGGCATGATGTTAAGGAATCTTAGTCAGGTACCAtctccttatattctcttatTAAGTGAAACAATGGTTGCTGAGTCTATGTAACTATTGTGTGGTTATGATAGTAGACATGGAATTAATGGCCGACTTGATTCTCTTAACGATTTATGATTTTAGggtaatataatatggattggTTAGGAGCATATCATTTTGCTTTAAGTTCTATGACCTAGTGTATTTCCTCAGGCCACTTTTGTTAAATGAAATTTATATGCTAAGTTTAAGAAGTGTGACATTGGGTTGGATTAAGTGATCTTTTTTTTAGGGCATTGTAAGGTCAAAGGTGAAGGTCACTTATTTGTTGGGATGAAGTAgctgataaaaaaataaaaagaggtgTGCAGGGATGGTTGGGGGCATTGTCTATAGTCTGTAGCTAGTGTTCAAGTTTGATCTCTCAGGTAATCACTCCCTAGTTTTGACATGGTAGCGCTATAGTTTTACTAGAACCATTGTCATATAAATATTGACATGTGATTGCATCaaagatttataaaaattatgtgtaAGAATTTTGTTACCAtgatttgatttgtttattaGACTTTGGAGTTTGTAGGATTCTGATTTGAAGGACTATATAAGACTTTGTAtactttgaagtattaaattacTAGTTTATGATTGAACCTAAAGAGAACTTTTCCTATGAATAAGCTCCAATTCATAATTTGGATCAAAAAGAGCAAGTGCTATGTAATAAGACATATACCTTTGGTCAAGGTATTATGGAGGACTTATTCCACAGATAAAGATGAAATGCAATCCAAGTAGACCCAACTGGTTGAATCAAGTGGTGTTCATGGGAGTAGTAGTAAATTAAGatattgttggtgcaaacacaataataatggaaataacacgaagagaaactgattaatacttctgaatttttattagtttaaagaaagagattacacaacactctttggactgaggcgcggcactcgatctctttaaggagattcaagcccttggttggctaaacttttgtaaccggtgcagaccgtcttTGAgttgtctcccccaggatacaacagcccaacaagtgtcgtatggctagaacaacctctgcacaaagtgttcaagcccaaagctccaccagaaagaacacccttccttgccaagaatctctctattttttttagtgtatattgcagtcACATGGATTGTAtctgaatgggtctatttataggctcaatgggcctcacgaaattactatctaaattaatctgattaattaggtccattattctgatatagtgggtgttacaagattaattgttggatattattctgatgggctggagttacacaattaatggtgagataaggagttttctgaataatgaaaaggcccaaacggatagtccattaagtgggttgatggctcattattttccataataaaaatggaatattaattcgggccatttactcaccaacggatatggtaattactctgaatgggctgtcaagtaggagggTCCAAGGTgttgattcatttccaaatttgacacctccacccttcacctcccccttgcgctcgtatctggcccaatatttgagacaattcatgttagcccattaatcaccacaattaaaaagaacaaaatagtctctctccttttcaatgtgggattaaacattttcactaactcctcatcttccacattcactcccacatctttacatttatgttataaaatttattcattttaattatttaatattaaaatgttccaacagatatgttttcaattttcaaggaCGAAAATTTTATAAGAGGGGGAGATTGTAACACCCGCCtcacttaaatttaatttaattgcttCTGGAGTGAAATtgatgaattatttaatttattttgaaggtgatattattttatattatgatatctacaaagaaaataaataaaagaagatgtaaTGTGGAGAGTTATTTGTGGATTATTCATATTTACCTTTTAGTCTCCTTATTAGTTAAGGAAAATGATAAGAGATTAAAACCTATTTGGATTAGGAGTTTAACTATTATTAGAATCCTTTAGAGTTCTAGCCTATCTAAACAACCTTAATTTGAGTTTAATTAGGGTTTAAAGTCTTGGAAGCTTATTTAAGTTTTAGTGGGTCTTAAACTCTAGCCCAAGTAGGAAAGGTATTTAACGTGTAAAGCTGAATTTATTTAAGAGCACTATTTGGAGTGGGATTGGTCTTCCTAGACTGAATTGGAGTATTATTTAGAGGTATATATGCTGGGTCTTTTTAAGTTAGCCACATGAAAGGTAGAGAGAGACTGCAagattccaaaaaaaagaaaaaaaagagaagaagtcAGTGCTTAGCACATAAAGGTTTAGGAGCAGAGAATTAAGATTTCTCTACATTGGAAAGAATAGAATAATGTGGTACTACTAGAGCAGCCAACAAGTTCATATTGTACCGAGGTAAACATCCAACTATACGTGCTTTATTGGAATCATTAAATGCATCTTTGACTTAGGATTCATCATCTCATAGTTGCTTGGAAGTCTTAGAAACTATATTGATATATTCAAAGGTAAATAGGCTATCATGGAAGTATCTATATGAATGTACATTAGTTTATTGATTTTGAAAGagatcctaatatatatatatatatatatatatatatgtatgtatgtatgtatgtatgtatgtatgtatgtatgtgtgtgtgtgtgtgtgtgtgtagtatCACCATTCTTTATAAGTTAAGCCTATATAGACATCCATAGGTGTTCaatggtgtatatatataggtatagcAGGTTGTAGTATTAGGGATTACattacaattatataaaatatagtataGACATGATATACATTAGAAAGCTATGTAGATTTAATATTGTAAAATCTTCATAATGGCTAAGGAAAAGTTTTATAAGAGGACTTTTTGGGTTATTCGAAACCTGCCCTTATTGGGTTATTTGATCCTTAATTAGGTTCTAGTTGACATTGTTCTGGACAATTGAAGTGAAGCTTGGTTTAGAAACTAGAGGTAAGTAGATTTCAGAACATGACGTCTCTCAAGacgtatatatttatatatattctttggtATAAGTATAATCCATAtatctaatactatatataaaagaagaagcCTTTTTCCCGCAATTAAGGCTGTGTTGTCACGTAAGGAAAAAAACTCATCTAACTTTCAGCCACGTTTACAATTAAAACATGAAAGGTTATACCATATGAAACAAACATGCATAAAAACTCAGAGCCGGATCTCACATAAACGTTAAATCCATTCGTTCATCACTAACTGCCATCTCCTCTGTTCATGCACTGCCCCCATCTCTTCTCTATAACAATATCTCCTCAGTTTAGTTGCTATTGCTTTTCCTTGCTGAATTGTCTACAGTTGTTCTTTGAACCCTTTCAAAATATAGATGGGTCGGTTCTACCATTGTTTTCCCTATGGTTTGGCATGGAATGCAAAAAATGTATGCATAAGGGGAGAAAGGGAGACATCTCAGGCCAACACCACCATCGAACTCTAACCACCAAAAAATTGGCTTCCTTCAACCGACGGTACTATTACAGGGTGagtttctatttatttttcctttctttgttttttgattttttataaatttttaaaagaaaaaaccaaaattttgtgATAACTATGATTTATGTTTGGCAATTTGGgtatttgctttgttttgatcTAGGCATTTCGattatttatggttttgatAATGGTTTTTCGGTTATAATTTGGTTTTTGCttagccttttttttgttttgaacaTTTGAAAGAATTTGTTCTTGCTAATTCTGCAATTAGCGTAGAGAGGAGATGGAATATTTTTGGGTGTTCGCTCTCTGTTCTGCTTCTTCTTTGCAACACCATATACCCAAGTTTCAGCATAACATTGTTAATAATCCTATTCGAATACTTTTTATTATCCAAATACGGTTTCTATTGTCTATAGTTTACAACAATTGCTTTTCCTTAGCACTTGAATTTTTTAGTATCTACACTCCTAATCATTAAAACCCACCAATCCactctttatatataaaaaaatgtagaaaGGAGCCCCTAACCgttaataaaaactttaaacaCAGAACAAAATGAGAtaaatatagagagagaaggagatAGAAAGGGTTTTTAGGGGGACGTTTTGCCCATTTCAATGGTTGTAAAGTAGTATTTCTGCAACTTGTTTGATCAtttcaatgaattttttatgctactttgtaatttattgtgtttttaggGGAaagtttggtcattttaagggTTTTGGAGTTGTAATTTTAGCGATTTAATGGGTTTTAAGGGAGCGTTTTGGCCATTTTAACGAAATTGAAAGGGTTTTGTTTTGCAATTTAGAGTGTTTCTATGGGacattttggccatttttaCAGTATTAGGGGGAGAGTTTTGCAATTTAATGAAGTttgggttggatttgggcaattttaatgaatttggatAGTGTATTTTACCAATTGAAGGGATTTTTCAAGGAAATTTTGGtgattttaattgttttggtGTAGTATTTTCACAATTTAGCGGGCTTTTAGGGGGCAATTTGCCTATTTTAATGACTTTGAAAGGGGTATTTTTGCAAATTAATAGGTTTTCAAGTGGCATTTTAGCCCTTTCAGTGGTTTTTGGAAGGGGTGTTTTTGATATTTAATtggttttgggggggggggggctagTTGTCCATTTTATCAGTTTTGGTGTGGATCTCTTTAcaatttaatgggtttttggttgtattttggCAATATTAATGAATTTGGCGGCAAGTGTTTTGGAATTTAATGCGTTTTAGAGGCCGTTTGGCCCTTACATTGGTTTTGGAGGtgtattttaacaatttaataGGTTTCTAGTAGgcatttttgggttttaattgtttttacttGCAATTTAGCCTTTTGTTGGTTTTTGAGAGAGGGGGGGATTTGGAAATTATAATGAATTCAGGAgggtatttttcaaattttacagttttaggggtattttggaaaatttaatGGTTTTGACTTggaaattttacaatttaatgGTTATTCTAGGTGCATATTGGACATATTAAAGGTTTTGgtggggtattttagtcatagAAAGCGTTTTAATCAAgctttggaattttttttgtaattgaatgGAATTTTGTATGGCGATTAGGGATTCTAATGAATTTGGAGTGGTATTTTGGCCACTGACTTGATTTTTAAATCACATTTTTGCCATTTTAATGGTTTCAGAGGGggtatttttactatttaatgtGTTTCAAGGGGCCATACTAGCTAACTTATTAGTTTTGGGTAAAAATTCCAGCAATTTAGTGGGTTTCTATAAGGGCATTTTGTCCATTTTtgcaatttaattaattttgggttggatttgggcatttttaatgaatttggatAGGGTATTTTACCAATTTAAGTGATTTT
This region includes:
- the LOC142605876 gene encoding uncharacterized protein LOC142605876 codes for the protein MDNPTNWDNSPPEDLSKSWEENCQDQLRNIHELNKFGLQLLTDWQRRRDVAILQLLVHVVHGIWMMGIYCSPHYVDKVLTESSGERENVWQELLSELRCSRKFRDIIRMGPYAFAKLCEILRGTGCLKDNRNASVEEQVAKFLYILAHNERICTVSFFFRRSKDTISRHFHNVLRAVIYLEDQFLLQPNGAEIALIPGLCGAIDVTNIHVKVSATDAPRY